A single window of Apus apus isolate bApuApu2 chromosome 18, bApuApu2.pri.cur, whole genome shotgun sequence DNA harbors:
- the NOS2 gene encoding nitric oxide synthase, inducible encodes MLCPWQFVFKPRAAKNHSPGEKDINNNLEKNRKIHGLENKDAKLYDLSKKWVETAPARTPAKASDGSENPPQNDIKASNQISRCPRHVKVRNLENGSSFLDTLHLSAKEIINCRTKACQGALMTPKSLVKGPRDGPVPPAELLPQAIDFIKQYYDSFKEPKIEEHLVRLEAVTKEIEKTGTYHLTKDELIFAAKQAWRNAPRCIGRIQWSNLQVFDARDCRTAKEMFEHICHHIQYATNNGNIRSAITIFPQRTDGKHDFRIWNSQLIRYAGYQMPDGSILGDPASVEFTQLCIELGWKPKYGRFDVVPLVLQANGQDPEIFEYPPEIVLEVPMEHPKYEWFKELDLKWYALPAVANMLLEVGGLEFTGCPFNGWYMGSEIGVRDFCDVQRYNILKEVGRRMGLETNKLSSLWKDRAVVEINVAVLYSFQKQNVTIMDHHSAAESFMKYMQSEYRARGGCPADWVWIVPPISGSITPVFHQEMLNYVLTPFYYYQVDAWKTHVWHDETRRPKKKEIKFSILAKAVLFASSLMRQTMATRSKVTVIYASETGKSETLASNLCSLFNCAFNTRILCMDDYNICDLEKETLLLVVTSTFGSGDSPNNGKNLKNSLLTLKVLRKKIRYAVFGLGSSMYPEFCAFAHAIDQKLAQLGASQLTPIGEGDELNGQEEAFRTWAVSAFKTACDIFNIRGRTSIQLTKIYTSDESWDPKSYRIVHDSQTMDLVKALANIHAKDVIPTKLKFRQNLQSVKSSRVTLLVKLSCETNEEVHYLPGEHIGIFPANQPELVHGLIARVKDAPPADQPIRLETCTDGGYWTSDKKIPVCTLHQALTYLLDITTPPSQQLLKNLSQLVTVEGDKQRLEILCQSTEEYNKWKFYNSPNILEVLEEFPSAEVSTAFLLTQLPLLKPRYYSVSSSCDMTPREIHLTVAVVNYRTRDGQGPLHHGVCSTWLNTVALNEMVPCFVRRANGFQLPGEPSKPCILIGPGTGIAPFRSFWQQRLYDLEKKGIKGGDMTLLFGCWQPDLDHIYKEETEEMKRKGVLKEVYTAYSRQPGQAKVYVQDVLQSKLETKVYNLLHKEGGHLYICGGVHMAKDVAQTLKGLLAKHLNLNEQQAEEYFFQLKNQRRYHEDIFGAVFPHEVKRGVRALQPTSPRRKNQLTF; translated from the exons ATGTTGTGCCCGTGGCAGTTCGTGTTCAAGCCTCGTGCTGCTAAGAACCACTCCCCTGGAGAGAAGGATATCAATAATAACCTGGAGAAAAATAGGAAGATCCATGG CTTAGAAAATAAGGATGCCAAATTATATGATCTGAGCAAGAAGTGGGTAGAGACGGCACCTGCCAGAACTCCAGCCAAGGCCAGCGATGGGAGTGAG AACCCTCCCCAAAATGATATTAAAGCTTCAAACCAAATATCAAGATGTCCAAGACATGTAAAAGTAAGAAACTTGGAAAATGGATCCAGCTTTCTTGACACACTACACCTGTCAGCAAAGGAG aTTATCAACTGCAGGACCAAAGCCTGCCAAGGGGCACTCATGACCCCAAAGAGCCTTGTGAAAGGTCCTAGAGATGGGCCAGTTCCACCAGCAGAACTTTTACCTCAGGCAATAGACTTTATCAAGCAGTACTATGATTCATTTAAAGA GCCAAAAATAGAAGAACATCTGGTCCGACTGGAAGCAGTGACCAAGGAAATAGAGAAAACAGGAACCTACCACCTGACAAAGGATGAACTGATCTTTGCTGCCAAACAGGCCTGGAGGAATGCACCTCGGTGTATTGGGAGAATCCAGTGGTCCAACCTACAG GTCTTTGATGCACGTGATTGTagaacagcaaaggaaatgtTTGAGCATATCTGTCATCACATTCAGTATGCCACAAACAATGGAAATATAAG ATCAGCCATCACTATCTTCCCCCAGAGGACTGATGGGAAACATGATTTTCGTATTTGGAACAGCCAGCTCATCCGCTACGCTGGGTATCAAATGCCAGATGGGTCTATCTTGGGAGACCCTGCCAGTGTGGAGTTCACACAG CTGTGCATTGAGCTGGGGTGGAAGCCGAAATATGGCCGCTTTGATGTAGTTCCACTTGTTCTCCAAGCAAATGGCCAAGACCCAGAAATATTTGAATACCCGCCAGAAATTGTCCTTGAAGTGCCAATGGAGCATCCAAA GTACGAATGGTTTAAGGAGCTGGATCTGAAGTGGTATGCACTGCCTGCTGTTGCCAACATGCTCCTTGAGGTGGGAGGCCTGGAGTTTACTGGGTGTCCCTTCAATGGCTGGTACATGGGGTCAGAGATAGGAGTGCGAGACTTCTGTGACGTGCAGCGGTACAACATCCTGAAG GAGGTAGGGAGAAGAATGGGACTGGAAACCAACAAACTTTCATCCTTATGGAAAGACCGAGCTGTTGTCGAGATAAATGTGGCTGTTCTTTATAGCTTCCAA aaacaaaatgtgACTATCATGGATCACCACTCAGCTGCTGAGTCCTTCATGAAGTACATGCAGAGCGAGTACCGAGCACGGGGAGGCTGCCCAGCTGACTGGGTGTGGATTGTGCCTCCTATATCAGGGAGCATAACTCCTGTGTTCCACCAGGAGATGCTGAACTATGTCCTCACTCCCTTCTATTACTACCAG gtggaTGCATGGAAAACACATGTCTGGCATGATGAGACCCGGAggccaaagaaaaaagaaataaagtttaGCATCTTGGCAAA ggctgTACTCTTTGCATCTTCACTCATGCGGCAAACAATGGCAACCAGGTCCAAGGTCACAGTCATCTATGCATCAGAGACTGGGAAATCTGAAACACTGGCCAGCAATCTGTGCAGCTTGTTCAACTGTGCCTTCAACACTAGG ATTCTGTGCATGGATGACTACAACATTTGTGacctggaaaaagaaacacttcttCTAGTGGTTACTAGCACATTTGGAAGTGGAGATTCTCCAAATAATGGAAAG AACTTGAAGAACTCCTTGCTCACCCTGAAggtgctgagaaaaaaaattag ATATGCTGTGTTTGGTCTGGGGTCCAGCATGTATCCGGAGTTCTGTGCCTTTGCTCATGCCATTGACCAAAAACTGGCCCAACTGGGGGCTTCTCAGCTCACTCCCATAGGTGAAGGAGATGAACTCAATGGGCAAGAAGAAGCCTTTCGCACCTGGGCAGTCAGTGCATTCAAG ACTGCCTGTGACATTTTTAACATCCGTGGGAGAACCAGTATCCAGTTGACTAAGATATACACCTCAGATGAAAGCTGGGATCCCAAGAGCTACAGGATAGTACATGACTCTCAAACCATGGACTTGGTTAAAG CACTTGCAAACATTCACGCCAAGGATGTAATTCCCACGAAGCTGAAATTCAGACAGAATCTTCAAAGTGTGAAATCCAG TCGTGTTACCCTTCTAGTCAAGCTTTCCTGTGAGACTAATGAGGAAGTGCACTACCTGCCTGGAGAACACATTGGGATTTTCCCAGCCAACCAGCCAGAATTAGTCCATGGCCTCATTGCACGTGTCAAGGATGCCCCTCCAGCTGATCAGCCTATCAGACTGGAAACCTGCACTGATG GTGGCTACTGGACAAGTGACAAAAAGATTCCAGTCTGCACACTCCACCAGGCTTTGACATACTTGCTTGATATCACTACTCCACCCTCCCAACAACTGCTAAAAAACCTCTCCCAGCTGGTAACAGTGGAAGGAGACAAACAGAGACTGGAAATTTTATGTCAA AGCACAGAAGAATACAATAAATGGAAGTTTTACAACAGCCCCAACATCCTGGAGGTCCTGGAGGAGTTTCCTTCTGCTGAGgtctccacagctttcctgctaACACAGCTGCCTCTTCTGAAGCCCAGGTATTATTCTGTCAGCTCCTCCTGTGACATGACACCCAGAGAGATTCATCTGACAGTTGCAGTTGTAAActacaggacaagag ATGGACAAGGGCCTTTGCACCATGGAGTTTGCAGCACGTGGCTGAACACAGTAGCTCTCAATGAAATGGTTCCGTGCTTTGTACGCAG GGCTAATGGATTCCAGCTCCCAGGGGAGCCAAGCAAGCCATGCATTCTGATAGGTCCAGGAACAGGAATTGCTCCCTTCAGAAGTTTCTGGCAGCAGCGTCTCTATGacttggaaaagaaag GGATCAAAGGTGGGGACATGACATTGTTGtttggctgctggcagccagacCTGGATCACATCTACAAAGAAGAAACTGAGGAAATGAAGAGGAAGGGAGTCCTGAAGGAAGTTTATACAGCTTACTCCAGACAGCCTGGCCAAGCTAAG GTCTACGTACAAGATGTTCTTCAAAGCAAGTTGGAGACCAAAGTGTACAACCTCTTGCATAAGGAGGGAGGGCATTTGTACATCTGTGGAGGCGTGCACATGGCCAAGGATGTTGCTCAGACTTTGAAAGGGCTGCTTGCAAAACACCTGAACCTCAatgagcagcaggcagaggagtaTTTCTTCCAGCTAAAG aACCAAAGGCGATACCACGAAGACATATTTGGGGCTGTATTCCCACACGAAGTCAAGAGAGGTGTAAGAGCTTTGCAACCCACCagtccaagaagaaaaaatcaaCTTACATTTTAG